In Propionimicrobium sp. PCR01-08-3, one DNA window encodes the following:
- a CDS encoding iron ABC transporter permease: MTASATAPVTSVRPSAASSPAPRARRKRGRRLGRWLIAIAVLAIALLVGAMVGPAGLTARSVLLELVDALPFVQVDSGLTSQQRAILWQIRLPRVTLGALVGATLAISGASYQGVFRNPLADPYLLGVSAGAGLGATIALTQGGSIGNVGVPVFAFLGGLLAVGATYALGSTVGGGHSSTVIVLAGVAVAAFFSAIQTFVQQRFDDSLQAVYSWLLGRLSTNGWSDIWMILPYVLFSWVVLLLYRRTLDVLAVGDVETASLGIDPARVRLILVLTSTLGTTAAVSVSGLIGFVGIIVPHAVRLIFGASHRILLPLSMIFGAAFLVLTDVAARSLMAPAELPIGVVTAIVGAPFFLVVLRRGRVSS; this comes from the coding sequence ATGACCGCATCCGCCACCGCGCCGGTAACCAGCGTCCGGCCGTCCGCTGCTTCCTCTCCCGCCCCCCGGGCGAGGAGGAAACGCGGCCGACGGCTCGGGCGCTGGCTCATCGCGATAGCCGTGTTGGCGATCGCGTTGTTGGTCGGAGCCATGGTGGGTCCGGCAGGTTTGACGGCCCGCAGTGTGCTCCTCGAACTGGTGGACGCGCTGCCGTTCGTCCAGGTCGACTCGGGGCTGACTTCGCAGCAACGAGCGATCCTGTGGCAGATCAGGCTGCCCCGCGTCACCCTCGGTGCGCTCGTGGGCGCAACTTTGGCGATCTCCGGCGCGTCCTACCAAGGGGTTTTCCGTAACCCATTGGCCGACCCCTACCTGCTCGGGGTATCTGCCGGGGCGGGGCTCGGCGCCACCATCGCCCTCACCCAAGGCGGCAGCATCGGCAACGTCGGCGTCCCGGTTTTTGCCTTCCTCGGCGGCCTACTGGCGGTCGGCGCGACCTATGCGCTGGGCAGCACCGTAGGAGGCGGCCATAGTTCGACCGTCATCGTGCTGGCGGGAGTCGCGGTCGCCGCGTTCTTCAGCGCCATCCAGACCTTTGTTCAGCAGCGTTTCGACGACTCGCTGCAGGCCGTCTACTCCTGGCTGCTGGGGAGGCTGTCGACCAACGGCTGGAGCGACATCTGGATGATCCTGCCGTATGTCCTGTTCAGCTGGGTTGTGCTCCTGCTGTATCGCCGCACGCTCGATGTGTTGGCCGTGGGTGATGTGGAGACCGCGAGCCTTGGTATCGATCCGGCACGGGTGCGGCTGATTCTCGTGCTCACTTCCACCTTGGGGACCACGGCGGCGGTCTCGGTGAGCGGGTTGATCGGCTTCGTCGGCATCATCGTCCCGCACGCCGTGCGGCTCATCTTCGGCGCCTCACACCGCATTCTGCTGCCACTGTCGATGATTTTCGGCGCGGCATTTCTCGTCCTGACAGACGTGGCGGCGCGAAGCCTGATGGCACCCGCCGAATTGCCGATCGGTGTGGTCACCGCGATCGTTGGCGCACCGTTCTTCCTCGTCGTCCTGCGCAGAGGCCGGGTGAGTTCATGA
- a CDS encoding ABC transporter ATP-binding protein, whose translation MNILECRYFNVTRGDNHVVIDLSVSVEKGQWLALVGPNGAGKTSFLHAAAGLIPSSGDIWIDGRDARSLSRKQYAQLVALMPQQPAIPAGMTVRELIALGRTPYLGRFATESAADRDAVDCEIARLGLGPFEDRLAGQLSGGELQRVILARALCQQPRILLLDEPTSALDIGHQQSVLELVDQLRRELGITVLAAMHDLTLAAQYSDHLLLLEHGRLVQAGPPADVLQPVRLDRTYNAHVEVLPRASGPAVVPVRPGSV comes from the coding sequence ATGAACATCCTTGAGTGCCGCTACTTCAATGTGACCCGTGGTGACAACCATGTCGTCATCGACCTGAGCGTCAGCGTCGAGAAGGGGCAATGGCTGGCCTTGGTCGGGCCCAACGGCGCGGGAAAGACATCGTTCCTGCATGCGGCGGCCGGGTTGATCCCGTCGTCCGGCGACATCTGGATCGACGGACGCGACGCCCGCAGCCTGTCACGTAAGCAGTATGCCCAGTTGGTTGCGCTGATGCCGCAACAGCCGGCCATACCGGCCGGTATGACGGTACGCGAATTGATCGCTCTGGGCCGCACCCCTTATCTCGGGCGCTTTGCGACCGAATCTGCCGCCGACCGGGACGCGGTCGACTGCGAGATCGCGCGCCTGGGGTTGGGGCCCTTCGAGGACCGTTTGGCCGGCCAGCTGTCGGGCGGCGAGTTGCAGCGGGTGATCCTGGCTCGCGCATTGTGCCAGCAACCCCGGATCCTGCTATTGGACGAGCCCACCAGTGCACTCGACATCGGGCACCAGCAATCGGTTCTGGAACTCGTCGATCAATTGCGCCGTGAACTCGGCATCACGGTCTTGGCCGCCATGCACGATCTCACCTTGGCCGCGCAATATTCTGACCACTTGCTCCTATTGGAGCACGGACGCCTCGTTCAGGCCGGCCCGCCGGCCGATGTGCTGCAACCTGTGCGTCTGGATCGTACGTATAACGCCCATGTCGAGGTACTGCCCCGGGCGTCGGGTCCGGCGGTGGTTCCGGTGCGACCCGGTTCAGTCTGA
- a CDS encoding GNAT family N-acetyltransferase has translation MTNELHPDSVRLAMPAEAIDIVDVQQARLATWPRLADVAKQLDHDEMVQAWHDAIVRPPLATYRVLVAVDQLNHVVGFAAVGPSDDPDAEPTDALVAEFCVHPAAMGSGHEDRLMHAVADTLRADGFERATWWVTSDDDQTRALLDASGWAPDGAHQEVGDEDDHLRVKLVRLHTALVD, from the coding sequence GTGACCAACGAATTGCATCCCGATAGCGTCCGATTGGCAATGCCCGCTGAAGCGATCGATATCGTCGATGTGCAGCAGGCACGGCTTGCCACCTGGCCGAGACTGGCCGACGTGGCAAAACAACTGGACCACGACGAGATGGTGCAGGCTTGGCACGACGCGATCGTGCGTCCGCCGCTGGCGACCTACCGGGTTCTCGTTGCCGTCGATCAACTGAATCACGTCGTCGGCTTCGCTGCCGTCGGGCCGAGCGATGACCCCGATGCCGAGCCGACCGACGCGCTGGTGGCCGAGTTCTGCGTGCACCCTGCCGCGATGGGATCAGGCCACGAGGACCGCCTCATGCATGCGGTCGCCGACACGCTGCGCGCCGACGGCTTCGAACGCGCCACCTGGTGGGTGACCTCGGACGACGACCAGACCCGCGCTCTGCTCGACGCGTCCGGTTGGGCGCCCGATGGTGCTCACCAAGAGGTCGGCGATGAGGACGATCACCTGCGCGTCAAACTGGTCCGGCTGCATACCGCCTTGGTGGATTGA
- a CDS encoding ABC transporter substrate-binding protein — translation MFRTSSARSPLAAAGALLLTVALAACGAPTDATSASGSSDAAGGFPVTVTSGTSDSTTTVTIDSQPEAIVSLSPTATESLFAIGAGEQVVAVDDQSNYPEEAPVTDLSGYQPNVEAILNYSPDLVVTSSDDPDTTASLENAGVPTLVLPSATNLDEAYDEIDRLGQATGNDEAADSLVEDMRSKIEAAVAAAPDVTDATYFHELDPTLFTVSSNTFLGEIYGLFGLQSIADASDGDDYPQLSEEYVVQANPDAIFLADAQCCGVTADQVAGRAGWSEVSAVQDDHVFVVDADIASRWGPRIVDYVEAVGEYVAELNPDKA, via the coding sequence TTGTTCCGCACTTCATCTGCACGATCGCCGCTCGCCGCTGCCGGCGCGCTGCTATTGACGGTGGCGTTGGCCGCATGTGGCGCACCGACCGATGCGACATCTGCCAGCGGCTCCTCGGATGCCGCCGGAGGCTTCCCGGTCACCGTCACCAGTGGGACCTCTGATTCCACCACCACGGTCACCATCGATTCGCAGCCGGAAGCCATCGTTTCGTTGAGCCCGACCGCTACCGAATCGCTGTTCGCCATCGGAGCCGGCGAGCAGGTTGTCGCCGTCGACGATCAGTCGAACTACCCCGAAGAGGCTCCGGTCACCGACCTTTCCGGTTACCAGCCCAATGTCGAGGCCATCCTCAACTACTCCCCCGACCTCGTTGTGACCTCCAGCGATGATCCCGACACCACTGCCAGCCTGGAGAACGCCGGCGTCCCGACACTCGTGCTTCCCTCGGCCACCAACCTTGATGAGGCCTACGACGAGATCGATCGGCTGGGTCAGGCAACCGGCAACGATGAGGCTGCCGATTCACTGGTCGAAGACATGCGTTCAAAGATCGAGGCCGCGGTGGCCGCCGCACCCGATGTGACCGATGCGACCTATTTCCATGAATTGGATCCCACGCTTTTCACGGTTTCCAGCAACACCTTCCTCGGCGAGATCTACGGCCTGTTCGGTCTGCAGAGCATTGCGGACGCGTCCGATGGCGATGACTATCCGCAGCTGTCGGAGGAGTACGTCGTCCAGGCCAACCCTGACGCGATCTTCCTCGCCGACGCGCAATGCTGCGGCGTGACCGCCGACCAGGTGGCCGGACGCGCCGGTTGGAGTGAGGTGAGCGCCGTTCAGGACGACCATGTCTTCGTCGTCGACGCCGACATTGCGAGCCGCTGGGGCCCACGCATCGTCGACTACGTCGAAGCAGTCGGAGAGTACGTCGCGGAGCTGAACCCCGATAAGGCATGA